The Mauremys mutica isolate MM-2020 ecotype Southern chromosome 1, ASM2049712v1, whole genome shotgun sequence genome has a segment encoding these proteins:
- the LOC123374261 gene encoding olfactory receptor 51G2-like, whose product MAADNYTKFNSAMFLLTGIPGQEDVHLWISIPFCLMYVISIVGNAVILFIIKTDPSLHEPMYIFLSMLAVTDLGLSIVTMPTILGIYLFNSREISIDTCFAQLFFIHLLSKIESSFLLLMAFDRFIAICNPLRYASILTPLRIAKMGLVAVLRSVAVILPLPILLKRYRYCRDNVLSHSYCIHQEVMKMACSDITVSSIYGLCATLLTVGLDLLLIFLSYVMILKTVLSIASQVECLRVLNTCISHLCAVLVFYIPDIGLAVTHRFGNRSSHLLQMVLGYFYLLVPPLINPIVYSVKSKHLRERIIRAFVK is encoded by the coding sequence ATGGCAGCTGACAATTACACCAAATTCAACTCTGCAATGTTCCTTCTCaccgggatacctgggcaggaagacGTCCATCTTTGGATCTCTATCCCCTTCTGCTTAATGTATGTTATTTCGATAGTAGGAAATgcagtcattctgttcattataaaaacagatccaagcctccatgagcccatgtacattttcctttccatgttggcagTCACAGACCTTGGCTTATCGATAGTCACCATGCCGACGATACTGGGCATATACTTGTTTAACTCTAGGGAGATCAGCATCGATACCTGTTttgcccagctgttcttcatccatttACTTTCAAAAATTGAATCCTCCTTCCTCttgttgatggcctttgaccgcttcattgccatctgtaacccactgagATATGCCTCCATCCTAACTCCACTGAGAATAGCCAAGATGGGACTGGTGGCTGTTCTAAGATCAGTGGCCGTAATACTCCCACTCCCCATTCTCCTGAAACGGTATCGATATTGTCGAGacaatgtcctctcccattcctactgcaTACACCAGGAGGTCATGAAGATGGCTTGTTCAGATATCACAGTCAGCAGCATCTATGGCTTGTGTGCTACACTCTTAACAGTGGGGTTGGACTTGctgctcatcttcctctcttACGTAATGATCctcaaaacagtgctgagcatcgCATCCCAAGTGGAGTGCCTGAGGGTCCTGAACACCTGTATCTCCCACCTCTGCGCCGTCCTGGTCTTCTACATACCAGACATTGGCCTGGCCGTGACACACAGATTCGGGAATAGGTCTTCTCATTTGCTTCAAATGGTCCTGGGGTATTTCTACCTGCTGGTCCCACCCCTGATCAATCCAATCGTGTACAgcgtgaaaagcaaacaccttcgtgAGAGGATAATCAGGGCATTTGTGAAGTGA